In Stenotrophomonas sp. 610A2, one DNA window encodes the following:
- a CDS encoding diguanylate cyclase — MQKRTGSKFALVFSALVFVAIGIGVFVGARRFIADARLVAHTHEVISRIDEIQSMVLDAESAERGYLLTGSQAYLLDYQVSVERLPLLLGSLSKSIPDNPDQARNALKLNELVNRRLQQIQHVVDIYDSRGLDAARAAINQTAFRTTSAIREQVRTMVEEEHERLVERAASSRRSADLLLGLAFAGIPFGLAVVASVYGILLSELRRRTRAERRAASASQQLAGNLEQIERSSADLQTLGRYTGLLQSCANPEEALEISARTLEALMPNVAGSVYLLRASNDRAENIVSWGKPLVETSATLPPSDCWAIRRGQPHVIDDLLRDASCPHISRPEHGQSVATACIPMSAQGVQIGFLFLSGVGPGPLPRLNIAESAVEQLSLALSNLRLRESLRLQSIRDPLTGLYNRRYLEESLTREIARCGRRDFPLSVIMLDVDHFKQFNDTHGHGGGDALLAAIGQLLGSRLRGEDIACRYGGEEFTVILPESDSSSALRQAEELRFALSQMSVPFSGKTLPPITISLGVATYPVDGVAGLTLLRKADAALYRAKRSGRNQVLRFDPALDGAG; from the coding sequence ATGCAGAAACGCACAGGCAGTAAATTCGCGCTGGTTTTCTCGGCGCTGGTGTTCGTCGCTATCGGTATTGGTGTATTCGTTGGCGCACGCAGGTTCATCGCCGATGCGCGATTGGTCGCCCACACCCATGAAGTCATCAGCCGGATTGATGAGATCCAGTCGATGGTGCTCGACGCCGAATCGGCCGAGCGTGGTTACCTGCTGACCGGCAGCCAGGCCTATCTGCTCGACTACCAGGTGAGCGTGGAGCGACTGCCGCTGCTGTTGGGCAGCCTCTCCAAGTCGATCCCGGACAATCCCGATCAGGCGCGCAATGCGCTCAAGCTCAACGAGCTGGTGAACCGACGCCTGCAGCAGATCCAGCATGTGGTCGACATCTACGACAGCCGCGGCCTGGATGCAGCGCGCGCAGCCATCAACCAGACCGCCTTCCGTACCACCAGCGCCATCCGCGAGCAGGTGCGGACGATGGTCGAGGAAGAACACGAACGTCTGGTCGAGCGTGCAGCGAGCTCGCGCCGCAGCGCCGACCTGCTGCTGGGGCTGGCCTTCGCCGGCATTCCGTTTGGTCTGGCGGTGGTCGCATCGGTGTACGGCATCCTGCTGTCCGAACTGCGCCGCCGCACCCGCGCCGAACGGCGCGCTGCCAGCGCCAGTCAACAACTGGCGGGCAACCTGGAACAGATCGAGCGCTCCAGCGCCGACCTGCAGACGCTGGGGCGCTACACCGGCCTGCTGCAAAGCTGCGCCAACCCGGAGGAAGCATTGGAGATCAGCGCGCGCACCTTGGAAGCATTGATGCCCAACGTCGCCGGCTCGGTCTATCTGCTACGCGCCTCCAACGACCGCGCCGAGAACATCGTCAGCTGGGGCAAGCCATTGGTGGAAACCAGCGCGACCCTGCCGCCCAGCGATTGCTGGGCGATCCGGCGCGGGCAACCGCATGTGATCGACGACCTGCTGCGCGATGCCAGCTGCCCGCATATCAGCCGGCCTGAGCACGGCCAAAGTGTTGCCACCGCCTGTATTCCGATGTCGGCACAAGGCGTACAGATTGGTTTCCTTTTCCTTTCCGGCGTTGGCCCCGGGCCGTTGCCGCGCTTGAACATCGCCGAGTCCGCGGTCGAGCAGCTGTCGCTTGCCCTGAGCAATCTGCGACTGCGCGAGTCGCTGCGCCTGCAGTCCATCCGTGATCCGCTGACCGGGCTGTACAACCGTCGCTATCTGGAAGAATCGCTGACCCGCGAAATCGCCCGCTGCGGCCGCCGCGATTTTCCGCTGTCGGTGATCATGCTGGATGTGGATCACTTCAAGCAGTTCAACGACACCCACGGTCACGGCGGCGGCGATGCCCTGCTGGCAGCCATCGGCCAGCTGCTGGGTTCGCGCCTGCGCGGCGAAGACATTGCCTGCCGTTATGGCGGCGAGGAATTCACCGTGATCCTGCCCGAATCGGACAGCAGCAGCGCCTTGCGCCAGGCCGAGGAACTACGTTTTGCCCTGTCGCAGATGAGCGTGCCGTTCTCGGGCAAGACGCTGCCGCCGATCACCATCTCACTGGGTGTGGCCACGTATCCCGTCGACGGCGTGGCCGGCCTCACCCTGCTGCGCAAGGCCGACGCCGCGCTGTACCGGGCCAAGCGCAGTGGCCGCAACCAGGTGCTGCGCTTCGACCCTGCGCTGGATGGTGCCGGTTGA
- a CDS encoding S-methyl-5'-thioinosine phosphorylase: MEPIALAVIGGTGVYKLAALDDVQTHEVETAYGAPSGPVRVGLLNGQRVAFLARHGEGHSIPPHKINYRANLAALKQLGATRVLALNTVGGIGDNFGPRVLACPDQLIDYTWGRISTLSEEEGSEVLHVDFGHPYSPAFRAKVLAAAKAKGVAIQDGGCYGATQGPRLETNAEIARMRRDGCDLVGMTGMPEAGLARELGLEYACLAIVANWAAGCGDAGEITMAEVLANVDAASSGLPTLVGELARG, from the coding sequence ATGGAACCTATCGCCCTGGCCGTGATTGGCGGCACCGGCGTGTACAAGCTGGCCGCGCTGGACGATGTCCAGACCCATGAAGTGGAAACCGCCTACGGCGCTCCGTCCGGCCCGGTCCGGGTTGGTCTGTTGAACGGCCAGCGCGTTGCGTTCCTCGCACGCCATGGTGAAGGCCATTCGATTCCACCGCACAAGATCAACTACCGCGCCAACCTGGCCGCGCTGAAGCAGCTGGGCGCAACCCGGGTGCTGGCGCTGAACACCGTTGGCGGCATCGGTGACAACTTCGGCCCGCGCGTGCTGGCCTGCCCGGATCAGCTGATCGACTACACCTGGGGTCGGATTTCCACCCTCAGTGAGGAAGAAGGCAGCGAGGTGCTGCACGTTGATTTTGGCCACCCCTACAGCCCGGCGTTCCGCGCCAAGGTGCTGGCCGCGGCCAAGGCCAAGGGTGTGGCAATCCAGGACGGCGGCTGTTACGGCGCAACCCAGGGCCCGCGCCTGGAAACCAATGCGGAAATCGCGCGGATGCGCCGTGATGGCTGCGATCTGGTCGGCATGACCGGCATGCCCGAGGCCGGGCTGGCGCGCGAACTGGGGCTGGAATACGCCTGCCTGGCGATTGTCGCCAACTGGGCGGCCGGCTGCGGCGACGCTGGGGAGATCACCATGGCCGAAGTTCTGGCCAATGTGGACGCAGCTTCGTCTGGTTTGCCGACTTTGGTGGGTGAATTGGCACGGGGGTGA
- a CDS encoding acyl-CoA dehydrogenase family protein, with the protein MLPQPPPFETHVVDNQPPPFAERDLWQDDLALQQCVQREGAEAFAEVVQHYGVLAGGELYRIGFDANRQRPLLRTHDAQGNRIDTVDFHPAYHRLMATAKTRGVAGLSWRSAQPGAHVARAALSYLHNQAEAGTSCPLTMTHAAVPVLRQEPALAEWASKAAAPFYDARDVPIGDKPGITLGMGMTEKQGGSDVRGNTTLATPLAGEGEYSLVGHKWFFSAPMSDGWLVLAQAPGGLSCFLMPRRLACGRRNNFHLMRLKDKLGDWANASSEVEFCGAWARRVGDEGRGVATIIEMVMLTRLDCMLGSAAQMRMALAQALHHARHRRSFGKLLVEHALMANVLSDLAIESEAATTLAMRVARAVDAAPQDPQQAAFARIATAIGKFWICKRAPGFVNEAQECLGGAGYVEESMLPRLYRQAPLNSIWEGSGNVQCLDVLRALQREPETRVALLAELQQVAGRNDDYDKALQALLERLQGTELLQADARTLVVDIALLLQAAMLLRADSPVAQAFVRSRLRQSQPVYGQLQADTPFADILARALPVGAVVGAA; encoded by the coding sequence ATGCTGCCGCAGCCGCCGCCGTTTGAAACCCACGTCGTCGACAACCAGCCGCCACCGTTTGCCGAGCGCGATCTGTGGCAGGACGACCTGGCCTTGCAGCAGTGCGTGCAGCGCGAAGGCGCGGAAGCCTTCGCGGAGGTGGTGCAGCACTACGGTGTGCTGGCCGGTGGCGAGCTGTACCGGATCGGCTTCGACGCCAATCGCCAGCGGCCGCTGCTGCGTACCCACGACGCGCAAGGCAACCGTATCGATACCGTTGATTTCCATCCGGCCTATCACCGGCTGATGGCCACCGCTAAAACCCGCGGCGTTGCCGGGCTGTCCTGGCGCTCGGCGCAGCCCGGTGCGCATGTGGCACGTGCGGCCTTGAGCTATCTGCACAACCAAGCCGAAGCAGGCACCAGTTGCCCGCTGACCATGACCCACGCAGCGGTGCCGGTGTTGCGGCAGGAACCCGCGCTGGCCGAATGGGCCAGCAAGGCCGCCGCACCTTTCTACGACGCGCGCGATGTACCGATCGGCGACAAGCCGGGCATCACCCTCGGCATGGGCATGACCGAGAAGCAGGGCGGTTCCGACGTGCGCGGCAACACCACGCTGGCGACGCCGTTGGCCGGAGAGGGCGAGTACAGCCTGGTCGGCCACAAGTGGTTCTTCTCCGCACCGATGTCCGATGGCTGGTTGGTACTGGCACAGGCACCTGGCGGTTTGAGCTGCTTCCTGATGCCACGCAGGCTGGCCTGCGGGCGCCGCAACAACTTCCATCTGATGCGTTTGAAGGACAAGCTTGGCGACTGGGCCAATGCCTCCAGCGAGGTCGAGTTCTGTGGTGCCTGGGCGCGCCGTGTTGGTGATGAAGGGCGCGGTGTAGCGACCATCATCGAGATGGTGATGCTGACCCGGCTGGACTGCATGCTGGGCTCGGCCGCGCAGATGCGCATGGCCTTGGCGCAGGCGCTGCATCATGCGCGGCACCGGCGCAGCTTCGGCAAGCTTCTGGTCGAGCACGCTTTGATGGCCAATGTGCTGAGCGACCTGGCGATCGAGTCGGAAGCGGCGACCACCTTGGCAATGCGCGTGGCCCGCGCAGTCGATGCCGCGCCGCAGGATCCACAGCAGGCGGCGTTCGCGCGCATCGCCACGGCCATCGGCAAGTTCTGGATCTGCAAGCGTGCGCCGGGCTTCGTCAATGAAGCGCAGGAGTGCCTGGGCGGTGCAGGCTATGTGGAAGAGTCGATGCTGCCGCGGCTGTACCGGCAGGCGCCGTTGAACTCGATCTGGGAAGGCAGTGGCAACGTGCAGTGCCTGGATGTGCTGCGCGCGCTGCAACGCGAACCGGAAACCCGCGTGGCCTTGCTGGCCGAACTGCAGCAGGTCGCCGGTCGCAACGATGATTACGACAAGGCGCTGCAGGCGCTGCTGGAACGGCTGCAAGGAACGGAGTTGCTGCAGGCCGATGCGCGCACGCTGGTGGTGGATATCGCGCTGCTGTTGCAGGCGGCGATGTTGTTGCGCGCGGACAGCCCGGTGGCGCAGGCCTTCGTACGTTCGCGGTTGCGCCAATCGCAACCGGTGTATGGGCAACTACAGGCAGATACACCGTTCGCAGACATCCTGGCCCGCGCTTTGCCAGTAGGAGCGGTTGTAGGGGCGGCGTAA
- a CDS encoding FAD-dependent oxidoreductase, which produces MSKTLDIAIVGYGTAGQALAVLLSRDGHRVQVFEQAATPGPVGAGFLLQPSGLQALWQMQLMPQVLEHGAVVRRLYGETPCGRAVMDMNYAGLDARLCGIGMQRGALFSLLDSAWDAGPSLHVDSRISAIDDSLQRVQDQHGHWHGPFDLVIATDGSGSGLRAQVQGTRLDRIYPWGALWCLLPRGDWQHGDELRQRYVAARKMIGLLPVGTRPGDSEQRLSFFWSLPRDGFQAWERDGLEPWLDEIATLWPEARERLAGISVQAQLARASYRDAVMQRWYRGRLVLAGDAAHSMSPQLGQGVNMALMDAMALRDALRAEQNIDAALARYQHERKAHVWLYQFWSRWLTPIFQSDHDWIANGRDLLFKPMGRMPGGRGHMLRVLSGTQHGLFGKLALQDDFIAALAEVAAKR; this is translated from the coding sequence ATGAGCAAGACACTGGATATCGCCATCGTTGGTTATGGCACGGCCGGTCAGGCGCTGGCCGTGCTGCTGTCGCGCGATGGGCACCGGGTGCAGGTGTTCGAGCAGGCAGCAACGCCGGGCCCGGTCGGCGCGGGCTTCCTGCTGCAGCCCAGCGGCCTGCAGGCGCTGTGGCAGATGCAGTTGATGCCGCAGGTGCTGGAGCATGGTGCGGTAGTGCGCCGCCTGTACGGCGAAACCCCGTGCGGCCGCGCGGTGATGGACATGAACTATGCCGGGCTGGACGCACGCCTGTGTGGCATCGGCATGCAGCGCGGGGCGCTGTTTTCACTGCTGGACTCGGCCTGGGATGCTGGCCCATCGCTGCACGTGGACAGCCGTATCAGCGCCATCGACGACTCCCTGCAGCGCGTGCAGGACCAGCACGGGCATTGGCACGGCCCGTTTGATCTGGTGATCGCCACCGACGGCTCGGGCTCGGGGCTGCGTGCGCAGGTGCAGGGCACCAGGTTGGACAGGATTTACCCCTGGGGTGCGCTGTGGTGCCTGCTGCCGCGGGGCGACTGGCAGCATGGCGACGAGCTGCGCCAACGCTATGTGGCCGCGCGCAAGATGATCGGCCTGCTGCCGGTGGGCACGCGCCCGGGCGACAGCGAGCAGCGCCTGAGCTTCTTCTGGAGCCTGCCGCGTGATGGTTTCCAGGCCTGGGAGCGCGATGGGCTGGAACCGTGGCTGGATGAGATCGCCACCCTGTGGCCGGAAGCGCGTGAGCGCCTGGCCGGGATCAGCGTGCAGGCGCAGCTGGCGCGTGCCAGCTACCGCGACGCAGTGATGCAGCGCTGGTACCGCGGGCGGCTGGTGCTGGCTGGTGACGCCGCGCATTCGATGAGCCCGCAGCTGGGGCAGGGCGTCAACATGGCGCTGATGGATGCGATGGCGCTGCGTGATGCCTTGCGCGCGGAACAGAACATTGATGCCGCGTTGGCGCGTTACCAGCACGAGCGCAAGGCACATGTCTGGTTGTACCAGTTCTGGAGTCGCTGGCTGACGCCGATCTTCCAGTCCGACCACGATTGGATCGCAAATGGCCGCGACCTGTTGTTCAAGCCGATGGGGCGCATGCCGGGCGGTCGTGGCCATATGCTAAGGGTGCTCAGCGGCACCCAGCATGGCCTGTTCGGCAAGCTGGCGCTGCAGGATGATTTCATCGCTGCGCTGGCCGAGGTCGCCGCAAAACGCTGA
- a CDS encoding hypoxanthine-guanine phosphoribosyltransferase, whose translation MSRLTLEQAVAQADLLVDRPAIDTAIAGIADAIARDYKGEVPVFISIMNGALPFAGQLALELGARGQDAQFDYMQASRYHGETGGELVWKHRPVSALFGRRVILVDDILDEGFTLQGVREWCLEQGATDVRIAVLTVKKHDRALPGVKADYAGIDLPDRFVFGFGMDVNESLRSLPAIYAMKQ comes from the coding sequence ATGTCCAGACTCACTCTTGAACAAGCCGTGGCCCAGGCCGACCTGCTGGTCGACCGCCCCGCCATCGACACCGCCATTGCCGGTATCGCCGACGCCATCGCGCGCGATTACAAGGGCGAGGTGCCGGTGTTCATTTCCATCATGAACGGTGCGCTGCCGTTCGCCGGCCAGTTGGCATTGGAGCTGGGCGCGCGTGGCCAGGATGCGCAGTTCGACTACATGCAGGCCTCGCGCTACCACGGCGAGACCGGCGGCGAGCTGGTCTGGAAGCACCGCCCGGTGTCGGCCCTGTTTGGCCGCCGGGTGATCCTGGTCGACGACATCCTGGACGAAGGCTTCACCCTGCAGGGCGTGCGCGAATGGTGCCTGGAGCAGGGCGCCACCGACGTGCGCATCGCCGTGCTGACGGTGAAGAAGCACGACCGCGCACTGCCGGGCGTCAAGGCCGATTACGCCGGCATCGACCTGCCGGACCGCTTCGTGTTCGGCTTCGGCATGGACGTCAACGAGTCGCTGCGCTCGCTGCCCGCCATCTACGCAATGAAGCAGTAA
- a CDS encoding thiolase family protein — translation MSDIVIAAAKRTAIGSFLGQFNGVPTPTLGAAAISAAMQQSGIAASDVSEVIMGCVLPANLGQAPARQAALAAGLPTSTGATTLNKVCGSGMKAIMLGHDLIKAGSASIVVAGGMESMSNAPHLLPNSRTGNRYGNFQAVDHMAWDGLTNPYDGQAMGVFAEATVAKFGFTREEQDAYAIESVTRAQAAQANGAFNDEIVAVKVATRKGEVEFNQDEQPGKSDIAKIPTLRPAFKKDGSVTAASSSSISDGAAALVLLSADDAAARGVQPLARIAAHATFSQEPEWFTTAPIGAITKVLEKAGWNIADVDLFEINEAFAVVAMAPIRELGIPHAKINVNGGACALGHPIGASGARLVVTLVNALRTRGLKRGVASLCIGGGEATAIAIELI, via the coding sequence ATGTCCGACATCGTCATCGCCGCCGCCAAGCGTACCGCCATTGGCTCCTTCCTTGGCCAGTTCAACGGCGTCCCCACTCCTACCCTCGGTGCAGCCGCGATCAGCGCGGCCATGCAGCAGTCCGGCATTGCTGCCAGCGACGTGTCCGAAGTCATCATGGGCTGCGTGCTGCCCGCCAACCTGGGCCAGGCACCGGCCCGCCAGGCCGCGCTTGCCGCAGGCCTGCCGACCAGCACCGGTGCCACCACCCTCAACAAGGTGTGCGGCTCCGGCATGAAAGCCATCATGCTCGGCCACGACCTGATCAAGGCCGGCTCGGCCAGCATCGTGGTTGCCGGCGGCATGGAATCCATGTCCAACGCGCCGCACCTGCTGCCGAACTCGCGCACCGGCAACCGCTACGGCAATTTCCAGGCGGTCGATCACATGGCATGGGATGGCTTGACCAACCCCTACGACGGCCAGGCCATGGGCGTGTTCGCCGAAGCCACCGTTGCCAAGTTCGGCTTCACCCGCGAAGAACAGGATGCCTACGCCATCGAGTCGGTGACCCGTGCACAGGCCGCACAGGCCAATGGCGCGTTCAACGACGAGATCGTCGCGGTCAAGGTTGCCACCCGCAAGGGTGAGGTCGAGTTCAACCAGGACGAGCAGCCGGGCAAGTCGGACATCGCCAAGATCCCGACCCTGCGTCCGGCGTTCAAGAAGGACGGCAGCGTCACCGCAGCCAGCTCCTCCAGCATTTCCGATGGTGCCGCAGCGCTGGTGCTGCTCTCCGCCGACGATGCCGCCGCCCGCGGCGTGCAGCCGCTGGCCCGCATTGCCGCGCACGCCACGTTCTCGCAGGAACCGGAATGGTTCACCACCGCACCGATCGGTGCGATCACCAAGGTGCTCGAAAAAGCCGGCTGGAACATCGCCGACGTCGACCTGTTCGAGATCAACGAAGCGTTCGCCGTGGTGGCGATGGCACCGATCCGCGAGCTGGGTATTCCGCATGCCAAGATCAACGTCAATGGCGGCGCCTGTGCATTGGGTCATCCCATCGGTGCGTCGGGTGCCCGCTTGGTGGTTACGCTGGTAAATGCATTGCGCACACGCGGCCTCAAGCGTGGCGTTGCATCCCTTTGCATCGGCGGCGGCGAAGCAACCGCCATCGCCATTGAATTGATTTGA
- the nagZ gene encoding beta-N-acetylhexosaminidase — protein sequence MLLIGVAGTELTAQERGWLQHDAVAGVVLFKRNFASREQVVELTSAIRAATARPLLISVDQEGGRVQRFREGYAELPPLEGLGKLYATDPEAALALAGQHAWLMASEIRASGLDLSFAPVVDVGHGNLAIGNRAFGEDPQVVAALTAAYVRGMHSVGMAATLKHFPGHGTVREDTHVDTAIDPRSLAEIEAHDLIPFRAGIAAGADAVMMAHVIYPQVAPEPAGYSPRWINQILREQMGFRGVVFSDDIGMAASFAAGGVKARVDAHLDAGCDVVLVCHPELVEESLQAVAGRSLNTAALLSLIGRGAMGWGGLLADARHTDTRNHLFENLGRTA from the coding sequence CGGCTGGCTGCAGCACGACGCCGTGGCCGGCGTGGTCCTGTTCAAGCGCAACTTCGCCTCGCGTGAGCAGGTGGTCGAGCTGACCAGTGCGATCCGTGCCGCTACCGCACGTCCGCTGCTGATCAGCGTGGACCAGGAAGGCGGGCGCGTGCAGCGTTTCCGCGAGGGCTACGCCGAGCTGCCGCCGCTGGAAGGCCTCGGCAAGTTGTATGCGACCGATCCGGAAGCTGCCCTGGCCCTGGCCGGGCAGCACGCCTGGCTGATGGCCAGCGAGATCCGCGCCAGTGGCCTGGACCTGAGCTTCGCGCCGGTGGTGGACGTGGGGCATGGCAACCTTGCCATAGGCAACCGTGCCTTCGGCGAAGACCCGCAGGTGGTTGCCGCGCTGACTGCGGCCTATGTGCGCGGCATGCACTCGGTCGGCATGGCGGCAACGCTCAAGCATTTCCCCGGGCACGGCACCGTGCGCGAAGACACGCATGTGGATACTGCAATCGATCCGCGTTCGCTTGCTGAAATCGAAGCGCATGACCTGATACCGTTCCGTGCCGGCATCGCTGCTGGCGCTGATGCGGTGATGATGGCGCATGTCATCTATCCTCAGGTGGCGCCGGAACCGGCGGGCTACTCGCCGCGCTGGATCAACCAGATCCTGCGCGAGCAGATGGGCTTCCGCGGCGTGGTGTTCTCCGACGACATCGGCATGGCGGCTTCGTTCGCCGCCGGTGGGGTCAAGGCCCGCGTCGATGCGCACCTGGATGCCGGCTGTGACGTGGTGCTGGTCTGCCACCCGGAGCTGGTCGAAGAATCACTGCAGGCCGTGGCCGGCCGCAGCTTGAATACCGCCGCCCTGCTGAGCCTGATCGGCCGTGGGGCGATGGGGTGGGGCGGCCTGCTGGCCGATGCCCGCCATACTGATACCCGTAATCATCTGTTTGAAAACCTTGGAAGAACCGCCTGA
- the cspE gene encoding transcription antiterminator/RNA stability regulator CspE: protein MPNGTVKWFNDAKGFGFISPEDGSADVFAHFSAINSKGFRSLQEGQRVSYDVTQGPKGAQASNITPAE, encoded by the coding sequence ATGCCGAACGGTACCGTCAAGTGGTTCAACGACGCCAAGGGATTTGGCTTCATCTCACCGGAGGACGGCAGCGCCGATGTCTTCGCGCACTTCTCCGCGATCAATTCCAAGGGCTTCCGCAGCCTGCAGGAAGGCCAGCGCGTCAGCTATGACGTGACCCAGGGCCCGAAGGGTGCCCAGGCTTCGAACATCACGCCGGCCGAGTGA